The following proteins are co-located in the Escherichia fergusonii ATCC 35469 genome:
- the mtgA gene encoding monofunctional biosynthetic peptidoglycan transglycosylase, whose product MSVRRFLPSFLRRFLWRALMILALFWGGGIALFSIVPVPYSAVMAERQVSAWFHGDFSYVAHSDWVSMDEISPWLGLAVIAAEDQTFPDHWGFDIASIEKALAQNERHPARIRGASTLTQQTAKNLFLWDGRSWLRKGLEAGLTLGIETVWSKKRILTVYLNIAEFGDGVFGVEAAAQRYFHKPASKLTASEAALLAAVLPNPLRFKVSAPSGYVRSRQAWILRQMRQLGGESFMTQHHLY is encoded by the coding sequence ATGAGTGTAAGGCGTTTCTTGCCCTCTTTTTTGCGCCGTTTTCTGTGGCGTGCGCTGATGATACTGGCGTTGTTTTGGGGCGGTGGTATTGCATTGTTCAGTATTGTTCCCGTGCCTTATTCGGCAGTGATGGCGGAGCGGCAAGTTAGCGCCTGGTTTCACGGTGATTTTTCGTATGTGGCTCATTCCGACTGGGTGAGCATGGATGAGATTTCGCCGTGGTTGGGGCTGGCAGTTATTGCTGCTGAAGATCAAACTTTCCCAGATCACTGGGGATTTGATATCGCTTCTATCGAAAAAGCTCTGGCGCAAAATGAACGTCACCCGGCACGAATTCGCGGTGCTTCGACGTTAACGCAACAAACGGCAAAAAATCTCTTCTTGTGGGATGGACGCAGTTGGTTGCGTAAAGGTCTCGAAGCTGGGCTGACGCTGGGAATAGAAACGGTCTGGAGTAAAAAGCGCATTCTGACCGTTTATCTGAATATTGCTGAGTTTGGGGATGGGGTGTTTGGCGTGGAAGCTGCGGCGCAGCGTTATTTTCACAAACCGGCCAGCAAGCTCACTGCATCAGAAGCGGCACTGCTTGCGGCAGTATTGCCTAATCCATTGCGCTTCAAGGTATCTGCGCCGTCGGGCTATGTACGTAGCCGTCAGGCGTGGATTTTGCGTCAGATGCGGCAACTGGGTGGTGAATCATTTATGACTCAGCACCACCTTTATTAA
- the yrbL gene encoding PhoP regulatory network protein YrbL, which translates to MIYLSKQNPLGTGRHRKCYAHPEDAQRCIKIVYHTGSGGDKEIRRELKYYAHLSRYLQDWSGIPRFHGTVETDCGTGYIYDVIADFDGKPSVTLTEFAAQCHYEEDVVVLRQLLKKLKKYLHDNYIVTMTLKPQNILCHRISESEVVPVVCDNIGEGTLIPLATWSKWFCRRKQERLWQRFIKQPVLAVALKSDKPSKERNKLSLSSREA; encoded by the coding sequence ATGATATATCTGTCAAAACAGAATCCCCTGGGCACCGGAAGACATAGAAAGTGTTATGCGCATCCGGAAGATGCCCAGCGCTGTATCAAAATCGTTTATCACACCGGTAGCGGTGGGGATAAAGAGATTCGTCGCGAATTAAAGTACTACGCGCATCTTTCCCGTTATCTGCAAGACTGGAGCGGTATCCCACGCTTTCACGGCACAGTAGAGACGGACTGTGGAACTGGCTATATATATGATGTTATTGCGGATTTTGACGGAAAACCTTCTGTCACTTTGACGGAGTTCGCCGCACAATGCCATTACGAAGAAGACGTCGTCGTGCTACGTCAGTTACTGAAAAAGCTGAAGAAATATCTGCACGATAACTATATCGTCACCATGACCCTGAAACCACAGAACATTCTCTGCCATCGTATCAGCGAGTCTGAAGTCGTGCCGGTCGTATGCGACAATATTGGTGAAGGCACACTGATCCCGTTGGCAACCTGGTCAAAATGGTTCTGTCGTCGTAAGCAGGAAAGGTTATGGCAACGCTTTATTAAACAGCCAGTACTGGCCGTAGCTTTAAAAAGCGACAAGCCATCTAAAGAGAGAAACAAATTGTCTCTCTCTTCTCGAGAGGCTTAA
- the ptsN gene encoding PTS IIA-like nitrogen regulatory protein PtsN: MINNDTTLQLSSVLNQECTRSGVHCQSKKRALEIISELAAKQLSLPPQVVFEAILTREKMGSTGIGNGIAIPHGKLEEDTLRAVGVFVQLETPIAFDAIDNQPVDLLFALLVPADQTKTHLHTLSLVAKRLADKTICRRLRAAQSDEELYKIITDTEGDQNEA, translated from the coding sequence ATGATAAATAACGATACGACCCTACAACTCAGTAGTGTACTTAACCAGGAATGTACGCGCAGTGGTGTTCACTGCCAAAGTAAAAAACGTGCGCTGGAGATCATCAGTGAACTGGCGGCAAAACAATTAAGCCTGCCACCACAAGTGGTCTTTGAAGCCATACTGACACGAGAAAAAATGGGGAGTACCGGGATCGGCAATGGTATCGCCATCCCTCATGGCAAGCTGGAAGAAGATACGCTTCGTGCCGTTGGAGTGTTTGTGCAACTGGAAACACCTATTGCTTTCGATGCTATCGATAACCAGCCTGTTGATCTGCTTTTTGCCTTGCTGGTACCCGCAGATCAAACCAAAACGCATTTACACACCCTGTCGCTGGTGGCAAAACGCCTGGCCGATAAAACTATTTGTCGCCGTCTGCGCGCCGCCCAAAGTGACGAGGAGTTGTACAAAATCATTACTGATACCGAAGGGGATCAGAATGAGGCGTAG
- the hpf gene encoding ribosome hibernation promoting factor, translated as MQLNITGNNVEITDALRDFVTTKFAKLEQYFDRINQVYIVLKVEKVTHTSDATLHVNGGEIHASAEGQDMYAAIDGLIDKLARQLTKHKDKLKQH; from the coding sequence ATGCAGCTAAACATCACTGGAAATAACGTCGAAATTACCGATGCTCTGCGCGACTTTGTCACCACCAAATTCGCAAAACTGGAACAATATTTTGACCGGATCAATCAGGTTTATATTGTGCTGAAGGTGGAGAAAGTTACCCATACCTCGGATGCGACACTGCATGTAAACGGTGGAGAAATTCATGCCAGTGCGGAAGGTCAGGATATGTACGCCGCCATTGATGGCTTAATTGATAAACTGGCAAGACAACTGACTAAGCATAAAGATAAACTGAAACAACACTAA
- the npr gene encoding PTS phosphocarrier protein NPr: MTVKQTVEVTNKLGMHARPAMKLFELMQGFDAEVLLRNDEGTEAEANSVIALLMLDSAKGRQIEIEATGPQEVEALAAVIALFESGFDED, encoded by the coding sequence ATGACCGTCAAACAAACTGTTGAAGTGACTAATAAGCTGGGTATGCACGCCCGGCCCGCCATGAAACTGTTTGAGCTAATGCAGGGCTTTGATGCAGAAGTTCTGCTGCGTAATGATGAGGGCACGGAAGCCGAAGCTAACAGCGTGATTGCCTTATTGATGCTGGACTCTGCGAAAGGTCGTCAAATCGAAATTGAAGCAACCGGGCCGCAGGAAGTTGAAGCACTGGCAGCAGTTATCGCTCTCTTCGAGTCAGGTTTCGACGAAGACTAG
- the rapZ gene encoding RNase adapter RapZ, translated as MVLMIVSGRSGSGKSVALRALEDMGFYCVDNLPVVLLPDLARTLAEREISAAVSIDVRNMPESPEIFEQAMTNLPEAFSPQLLFLDADRNTLIRRYSDTRRLHPLSSKNLSLESAIDKESDLLEPLRSRADLIVDTSEMSVHELAEMLRTRLLGKRERELTMVFESFGFKHGIPIDADYVFDVRFLPNPHWDPKLRPMTGLDKPVAAFLDRHTEVHNFIYQTRSYLELWLPMLETNNRSYLTVAIGCTGGKHRSVYIAEQLADYFRSRGKNVQSRHRTLEKRKT; from the coding sequence ATGGTACTGATGATCGTCAGCGGTCGCTCAGGGTCTGGTAAATCCGTTGCCCTGCGGGCGTTGGAAGATATGGGTTTTTATTGCGTGGATAACCTCCCCGTAGTCCTGCTGCCCGATCTTGCTCGCACCCTGGCTGAGCGAGAGATATCTGCCGCCGTCAGCATTGATGTGCGCAATATGCCGGAATCGCCGGAGATTTTTGAACAGGCGATGACAAACCTGCCGGAAGCTTTTTCTCCGCAACTGCTGTTTCTTGATGCCGACCGCAACACGCTTATTCGCCGTTATAGCGACACGCGCCGTTTGCACCCGCTCTCCAGTAAAAATCTGTCACTGGAAAGCGCGATCGACAAAGAAAGTGATCTACTGGAGCCGCTGCGCTCTCGGGCAGATCTTATTGTCGATACCTCCGAAATGTCTGTTCATGAACTGGCAGAAATGCTGCGTACCCGCCTGCTGGGTAAACGTGAGCGTGAACTGACGATGGTCTTTGAGTCCTTCGGCTTCAAGCACGGTATTCCTATCGATGCAGATTATGTGTTTGATGTGCGCTTCCTGCCTAACCCGCACTGGGATCCGAAACTGCGACCGATGACGGGCCTCGACAAGCCTGTCGCCGCGTTTCTCGACAGGCACACAGAAGTACACAATTTTATCTACCAGACACGTAGCTACCTTGAGTTATGGTTACCCATGCTGGAAACCAACAACCGTAGCTATCTGACGGTCGCCATTGGTTGTACCGGCGGGAAACACCGTTCGGTGTATATTGCAGAGCAACTGGCAGACTACTTCCGCTCGCGCGGTAAAAACGTACAGTCACGCCACCGCACGCTGGAAAAACGCAAAACATGA
- the elbB gene encoding isoprenoid biosynthesis glyoxalase ElbB: protein MKKIGVILSGCGVYDGAEIHEAVLSLLAIARSGAQAVCFAPDKTQADVINHLTGEPMAETRNVLIEAARIARGDIRPLSQASAEELDALIVPGGFGAAKNLSNFATLGSQCSVDRDLVALCQAMHKAGKPLGFMCIAPAMLAKIFAFPVRLTIGTDIDTAEVLETMGAEHVPCPVDDIVVDEDNKIITTPAYMLAKDIAQAALGIDKLVSRVLVLAE from the coding sequence ATGAAAAAAATTGGCGTAATTCTCAGCGGCTGCGGCGTTTATGATGGCGCAGAGATTCATGAAGCTGTTTTGTCTCTTTTAGCAATTGCCCGTAGCGGTGCTCAGGCAGTTTGCTTTGCGCCAGATAAAACTCAGGCCGATGTGATTAATCATTTGACGGGTGAACCAATGGCAGAAACGCGCAATGTGCTGATTGAAGCTGCACGTATTGCACGTGGTGATATTCGCCCACTTTCGCAAGCTTCTGCTGAGGAGCTTGATGCGCTAATCGTTCCCGGCGGCTTTGGGGCAGCAAAAAATCTGAGCAATTTTGCCACATTAGGCAGCCAGTGTAGCGTTGACCGTGATCTGGTTGCACTGTGCCAGGCGATGCATAAGGCGGGTAAACCGTTGGGCTTTATGTGTATTGCGCCGGCAATGTTGGCGAAAATTTTTGCTTTCCCGGTACGCCTCACTATTGGTACAGATATCGACACCGCTGAAGTGCTCGAAACAATGGGTGCTGAACATGTGCCATGCCCGGTTGACGATATTGTGGTTGATGAAGATAACAAGATCATTACCACTCCGGCTTACATGTTGGCGAAGGATATCGCCCAGGCTGCACTGGGCATTGATAAACTGGTATCGCGCGTGCTGGTTCTGGCTGAATGA